The proteins below come from a single Malus sylvestris chromosome 3, drMalSylv7.2, whole genome shotgun sequence genomic window:
- the LOC126616558 gene encoding 15-cis-phytoene desaturase, chloroplastic/chromoplastic-like: MKLITLPLPLPSTTTAATTLLSPKPQLLRFKFKPQSSLQTTINPPKSPFPPNPKSPVIIIGGGLAGLAAATHLNSQNTPFLLLEASDAVGGRVRTDVVDGFLLDRGFQIFITAYPEAQKLLDYQSLDLQKFYSGARIYYGGSFHTVADPLRDFWNSVKSLANPIGSIPDKLLIGLTRFRVLTKSDDEIFSSGDEVSTMELLRGIGFSDSIIARFFQPFFGGVFFDKELETTSRLFNFIFKCLALGDNTLPSNGIGAIPQQLAAKLPSDSIVLNSLVASIDFSGDESSSPIVRLESGEVLRSELGVIVAVEQPEADKLLAGRISGPVRTKPSRSTVCLYFTADRANIPVSDPVLFLNGSGKGIVNNMFFATNVAPSYGPPDKALVSVSLVGGFEDVTDDDLTTEIVHELSGWFGGSMVGSLRHLRTYRIKFAQPNQCPPLDSKRNPRVGSGVYVCGDHWTTATFDGALVSGKRAAEALLRDSALNRVV; this comes from the coding sequence ATGAAACTGATCACTCTTCCTCTTCCACTCccatccaccaccaccgccGCCACCACCCTCCTCTCCCCCAAACCCCAACTCCTCCGCTTCAAATTCAAACCCCAATCATCTCTCCAGACAACTATCAACCCCCCAAAATCCCCGTTCCCGCCAAACCCCAAGTCCCCTGTTATTATCATCGGCGGAGGACTCGCCGGCCTCGCCGCCGCCACCCACCTCAACTCCCAGAACACCCCTTTCCTCCTCCTCGAAGCCTCCGACGCCGTCGGCGGCCGCGTCCGAACTGACGTCGTCGACGGGTTCCTTCTCGACCGCGGCTTCCAAATCTTCATCACCGCTTACCCCGAAGCCCAGAAACTTCTCGACTACCAATCCCTCGACCTCCAGAAATTCTACTCCGGCGCCCGTATTTACTACGGAGGTAGTTTCCACACCGTCGCCGACCCCCTCCGGGATTTCTGGAACTCTGTCAAGTCCCTCGCCAACCCGATCGGATCCATTCCCGATAAATTGCTCATCGGATTGACGAGATTTCGGGTTCTGACGAAATCCGACGACGAGATATTCTCCTCCGGCGATGAAGTCTCCACGATGGAGCTGCTGAGGGGAATCGGATTCTCCGATTCGATCATCGCCCGATTCTTTCAGCCGTTTTTCGGCGGCGTTTTCTTCGATAAAGAGCTCGAAACAACTTCCAGATTGTTCAATTTCATCTTCAAGTGTCTTGCCCTCGGCGACAACACTCTCCCATCCAACGGCATTGGCGCCATCCCACAGCAATTGGCCGCGAAATTGCCGTCTGATTCGATCGTTCTCAATTCCCTAGTCGCTTCGATTGATTTCAGCGGCGACGAGTCTTCGTCGCCAATTGTGAGATTGGAGAGCGGAGAGGTTTTGAGAAGCGAGCTTGGAGTGATAGTGGCAGTTGAGCAACCGGAAGCGGATAAGCTTTTGGCGGGAAGGATAAGTGGACCGGTCCGGACCAAACCGTCTCGAAGTACAGTTTGCTTGTATTTCACAGCAGACCGGGCCAACATTCCGGTTTCTGACCCGGTTTTgtttcttaacgggtcgggcAAGGGCATTGTGAATAATATGTTTTTCGCAACCAATGTGGCTCCGTCTTACGGCCCACCCGATAAGGCTTTGGTATCGGTATCGCTTGTCGGAGGTTTTGAGGATGTGACGGATGATGATCTGACGACTGAAATTGTTCATGAGCTCTCTGGCTGGTTTGGGGGATCAATGGTGGGATCTTTAAGACACTTGAGAACGTATCGGATTAAATTTGCACAACCAAACCAATGTCCGCCGCTCGATTCGAAGAGAAACCCTCGGGTCGGGTCGGGTGTGTATGTGTGCGGTGACCATTGGACGACTGCCACATTTGATGGGGCGTTGGTGTCGGGAAAGAGAGCGGCAGAAGCTTTGCTTAGAGATAGTGCCTTGAATAGGGTTGTTTAG